The Porphyrobacter sp. HT-58-2 genome has a window encoding:
- a CDS encoding FkbM family methyltransferase, with product MASLSAFWRYGVVKTARKWRAAALSPLLAARGEAAVRSSYGVLMVPNWQDTTFRYCIFGTYGRDLADLLLGYPEDFVFVDIGANQGLYSLIAAQNPRCRRIIAFEPVPATHARLAANVALNDGAARTVLHPLAIADSAGEVTINVAADHTGTASLAGREGSSGAGDVTIRTINAPLVDPLLAGELPMFVKIDVEGLEAVVIAELAKTASFSRVAAIFYEVDDRWANAREIETRLRASGFTRFAKYGRGHHYDVLATRS from the coding sequence TTGGCTAGTCTCTCAGCATTCTGGCGTTACGGCGTGGTCAAGACAGCACGCAAGTGGAGGGCGGCGGCGCTCTCGCCCCTGCTGGCGGCACGCGGCGAGGCGGCGGTGCGATCAAGCTATGGCGTGCTGATGGTGCCCAACTGGCAGGACACGACGTTCCGCTATTGCATATTCGGCACCTATGGCCGCGATCTGGCCGACCTGCTGCTGGGCTACCCTGAGGATTTCGTGTTCGTCGATATCGGCGCCAATCAGGGGCTCTATTCGTTGATCGCCGCGCAGAACCCCCGGTGCCGCCGGATCATCGCCTTCGAACCCGTGCCCGCCACCCACGCGCGGCTGGCCGCCAATGTCGCACTGAATGACGGTGCGGCGCGGACAGTCCTGCACCCACTCGCCATCGCCGACAGCGCAGGCGAGGTGACGATCAACGTCGCCGCCGACCACACCGGCACGGCCAGCCTGGCCGGGCGCGAGGGGTCTTCTGGTGCGGGCGACGTAACGATCCGTACCATCAATGCCCCGCTGGTCGATCCGCTGCTCGCGGGCGAATTGCCGATGTTCGTGAAGATCGACGTCGAAGGGCTGGAGGCGGTGGTGATCGCCGAATTGGCCAAGACCGCGAGCTTCTCCCGCGTCGCAGCAATCTTCTACGAGGTCGATGACCGCTGGGCGAACGCACGGGAGATCGAGACGCGCCTGAGGGCCTCAGGCTTCACGCGCTTTGCCAAATATGGGCGCGGGCATCACTACGACGTGCTCGCGACCCGCTCCTGA
- a CDS encoding NAD(P)/FAD-dependent oxidoreductase has protein sequence MRWRGMDGHCDIVIIGGGMAGLSAATALAASGRRIIVLDKGRGPGGRMAARRVEIAGNTVSFDHGAQFFTARDPAFRNVVSAWEAAGVASRWPAAGDDAWVGMPGMNAPIRAMAETLDMRWGVRAETLSRTAEGWRIEAGEQVFTAATVLVAVPAEQAVVLLTEAAPNLAALAAGVISAPCWAVMAGFAAPLALASDIFRSDSASVSWAARNSAKPGRSGTENWVIHASPARSLELVDRPKDEVAHILLADFFAAAKVAPAVPQHLDAHRWLYAMPQALRGEHAWFDPALRIGIAGDWLHSPRIEGAWLSGRALAEAVLQERVASTS, from the coding sequence ATGCGTTGGCGCGGGATGGACGGACATTGTGACATTGTAATCATCGGTGGCGGCATGGCTGGGCTCAGCGCCGCGACCGCTCTCGCCGCCTCCGGACGGCGTATCATCGTGCTCGACAAGGGCCGCGGCCCGGGTGGGCGGATGGCGGCGCGCAGGGTCGAGATTGCAGGTAACACCGTGAGTTTCGATCACGGCGCGCAATTTTTCACCGCGCGCGATCCGGCGTTCCGCAATGTCGTCTCGGCTTGGGAAGCCGCAGGTGTGGCAAGTCGCTGGCCAGCGGCAGGGGATGATGCATGGGTCGGCATGCCGGGGATGAACGCTCCGATCCGGGCGATGGCTGAAACGCTGGACATGCGCTGGGGCGTGCGCGCCGAGACGCTGTCGCGCACCGCAGAAGGCTGGCGGATCGAAGCGGGCGAGCAGGTCTTTACCGCCGCAACCGTGCTGGTCGCCGTGCCTGCCGAACAGGCTGTCGTACTGCTGACCGAAGCCGCGCCTAATCTGGCGGCGCTGGCTGCTGGCGTCATAAGCGCGCCCTGCTGGGCGGTGATGGCAGGCTTTGCCGCGCCGCTCGCTCTGGCCTCCGACATCTTCCGTTCCGATAGCGCCTCTGTCAGCTGGGCCGCACGCAATTCAGCCAAGCCGGGGCGCAGCGGGACGGAGAACTGGGTGATCCACGCCAGCCCGGCGCGTAGCCTAGAACTGGTCGACCGGCCCAAGGACGAGGTTGCGCACATCCTGCTCGCCGATTTCTTTGCCGCTGCCAAGGTCGCCCCCGCCGTGCCGCAGCATCTGGACGCTCATCGCTGGCTTTACGCTATGCCACAGGCGTTGCGGGGCGAGCATGCGTGGTTTGATCCGGCGCTTAGGATCGGGATCGCGGGAGACTGGCTCCACTCGCCGCGCATTGAGGGGGCTTGGTTGTCAGGCCGGGCCTTGGCCGAGGCGGTGCTTCAGGAGCGGGTCGCGAGCACGTCGTAG
- a CDS encoding class II 3-deoxy-7-phosphoheptulonate synthase gives MPETWTPDSWKAFEARHLPHYEDAAELAEAEKTLSSYPPLVFAGEARALKADLADVANGHGFLLQGGDCAESFAEFHPNNIRDTFRVLLQMAVVMTFASKRPVVKVGRMAGQFAKPRSSPTETIGDVTLPSYLGDNINGIEFDPVSRRNDPARMVRAYSQAAATLNLLRAFAGGGYANLRQVHQWTLDFMGRTPWTEKFSEMADRIGEALDFMEACGIDPATVPQLQGTSFYTSHEALLLPYEQALTRRDSLTGDWYATSAHMVWIGDRTRFPGSAHIEFARGIGNPLGMKCGPSLEPDALLRLLDDLNPKREAGRITLISRYGHDKVEDGLPKLVRAVQREGHPVVWSCDPMHGNVVKSDTGFKTRPFDRITREVKGFFAVHRAEGSHPGGIHIEMTGQDVTECVGGAVAITEERLGDRYHTHCDPRLNAEQSLELAFLVAEMLNEAAGERQAEVSHAA, from the coding sequence GTGCCCGAGACCTGGACCCCGGATAGCTGGAAGGCCTTCGAAGCGCGCCACCTGCCGCATTACGAAGATGCGGCCGAGCTGGCCGAGGCGGAAAAGACCCTGTCTTCCTATCCCCCGCTGGTGTTTGCGGGCGAGGCGCGCGCGCTCAAGGCCGATTTGGCCGATGTTGCCAATGGCCACGGCTTCCTGCTTCAGGGCGGCGACTGTGCAGAGAGCTTTGCCGAATTCCACCCCAACAACATCCGCGACACCTTCCGTGTGCTGTTGCAGATGGCGGTGGTCATGACCTTCGCCTCCAAGCGTCCGGTGGTGAAGGTGGGGCGGATGGCGGGCCAGTTCGCCAAGCCGCGCTCCTCGCCTACCGAGACGATCGGCGATGTCACCCTGCCGAGCTACCTTGGCGACAATATCAACGGGATCGAGTTCGATCCGGTCAGCCGCCGCAACGATCCGGCCCGCATGGTGCGTGCCTATTCGCAGGCCGCTGCAACGCTGAATCTGCTGCGCGCCTTCGCGGGCGGGGGCTATGCCAATCTGCGGCAGGTTCATCAGTGGACGCTCGATTTCATGGGGCGTACCCCGTGGACCGAAAAGTTCAGCGAGATGGCCGACCGCATCGGCGAGGCGCTTGATTTCATGGAGGCTTGCGGGATCGACCCCGCCACCGTGCCGCAATTGCAGGGCACCAGCTTCTACACCAGCCACGAGGCGCTGCTGCTCCCCTACGAACAGGCGCTGACCCGGCGGGATTCGCTCACCGGCGATTGGTACGCCACCAGCGCGCACATGGTGTGGATCGGTGATCGCACCCGCTTCCCCGGTTCGGCTCACATCGAATTTGCACGTGGCATCGGCAATCCGCTCGGCATGAAGTGCGGGCCGAGCCTCGAGCCCGATGCGCTGCTGCGCCTGCTCGACGACTTGAACCCGAAGCGCGAGGCCGGCCGCATCACGCTGATCAGCCGATATGGTCACGACAAGGTTGAAGACGGCCTGCCCAAGTTGGTGCGTGCGGTGCAGCGCGAAGGCCATCCGGTGGTGTGGTCGTGTGATCCGATGCACGGCAATGTCGTCAAGTCAGACACCGGCTTCAAGACCCGGCCCTTTGACCGGATCACCCGTGAGGTGAAGGGCTTCTTCGCCGTTCACCGCGCCGAAGGCTCGCATCCGGGCGGCATCCATATCGAGATGACCGGGCAGGACGTGACCGAATGTGTCGGCGGCGCCGTGGCGATCACAGAGGAACGTCTGGGTGACCGCTATCACACCCACTGCGACCCGCGTCTCAATGCCGAACAGTCGCTGGAGCTCGCGTTTCTGGTGGCCGAAATGCTCAACGAGGCAGCGGGCGAGCGGCAGGCCGAGGTCAGTCACGCGGCGTGA